In one window of Methanococcoides methylutens DNA:
- a CDS encoding YgiQ family radical SAM protein, producing MSGKKRKQKGSYESGFLPMDRKECKRRGWDELDIIIISGDAYVDHPGFGATIIGRVLEDAGFKVGIIAQPEWDNTDDFMKLGRPRLFFAVAAGNTDSMVSNYTPALKPRPKDLYSPGGKTGMRPNRATVVYSNRLKQAYPDVPIVIGGIEASLRRFAEYDYWSDKVRQSVLADAPADLLVYGMGELQTTEIARRLDAGEDISSIRDIKGTAWKLEVKKWKEMKTSEDTTFPYVELPSYTEVSSDKQLYAKAFKLMYEQQDPVRGIALIQPHPKTTIIQNPPMRQLSQEELDHVYELPYTREEHPSYKEKVPALETVKFSITTHRGCFGSCSFCAITQHQGRTVSSRSIESIVREAHLLTKLKGFKGNIIGVGGPSANMYAMKCKKWEKSGACKDKLCLYPEPCPSMDTSHKENIEMLRLLREIPEVKNVFVSYGVRYDLALLDPEYIEELCEHHISGQLKIAPEHYSKEVTDCMKKPGKEVFEEFADIFEKTNKKLNKDQYLVTFLMSGHPACTMEDMVELAEYIKETNRYTEQVQDFTPTPMTAATCMFHTGLDPFTGKKVYVATSRREKNIQRAMMHYRDPRNQSLVYEGLKQAGREDLIGNTWNCLISRKGKKTSSFIKR from the coding sequence ATGTCAGGAAAAAAACGTAAACAAAAAGGCTCTTATGAGTCTGGATTCCTCCCCATGGACCGCAAAGAGTGCAAAAGACGCGGATGGGATGAGCTTGATATCATCATCATTTCCGGGGATGCATACGTAGACCATCCAGGCTTTGGTGCAACGATAATAGGCCGTGTCCTCGAAGATGCCGGTTTTAAAGTAGGTATCATCGCCCAGCCAGAATGGGATAATACCGATGACTTCATGAAACTTGGCAGACCACGCCTCTTTTTCGCAGTAGCTGCTGGCAACACTGACTCAATGGTCAGCAATTACACACCTGCACTCAAACCCCGGCCAAAGGACCTGTACTCCCCCGGAGGCAAAACCGGAATGCGTCCGAATCGTGCAACTGTCGTTTATTCCAACAGACTGAAGCAAGCATACCCTGACGTACCGATAGTGATCGGAGGTATCGAGGCATCCCTCCGCCGTTTTGCAGAATATGACTACTGGTCCGACAAAGTAAGGCAATCCGTACTTGCAGATGCTCCTGCGGACCTGCTGGTCTATGGAATGGGAGAATTGCAGACCACAGAAATTGCCCGAAGACTTGATGCAGGCGAGGATATCAGCAGCATAAGGGATATCAAGGGAACTGCCTGGAAGCTGGAAGTGAAAAAGTGGAAGGAAATGAAGACAAGTGAAGATACCACTTTCCCTTACGTGGAACTTCCTTCCTACACAGAAGTATCATCTGACAAGCAACTCTATGCAAAAGCATTCAAGCTGATGTATGAACAGCAGGACCCTGTCAGAGGCATAGCGCTAATACAGCCCCATCCAAAAACAACCATCATCCAGAACCCTCCGATGAGGCAGCTTTCACAGGAAGAACTTGACCATGTCTACGAGTTGCCATACACAAGGGAAGAACATCCCTCTTACAAGGAAAAAGTGCCGGCACTGGAAACTGTTAAATTCTCAATTACAACTCACAGGGGTTGCTTTGGAAGCTGCTCTTTCTGCGCCATAACCCAGCATCAGGGACGTACCGTTTCAAGTCGAAGCATCGAGTCCATAGTGCGTGAAGCACACTTGCTTACGAAACTAAAAGGATTCAAAGGCAATATAATCGGAGTCGGAGGTCCCAGCGCCAACATGTATGCCATGAAGTGCAAGAAATGGGAAAAGAGCGGAGCATGCAAGGATAAGCTCTGCCTGTATCCTGAACCCTGCCCCTCCATGGACACATCCCACAAAGAGAACATAGAGATGTTACGTCTCCTCCGGGAGATCCCCGAGGTAAAGAACGTCTTTGTAAGTTACGGTGTACGTTATGACCTTGCACTTCTCGACCCTGAATATATCGAAGAGCTATGTGAACATCATATCAGTGGACAGCTGAAGATCGCTCCTGAACACTATTCTAAAGAGGTTACCGACTGCATGAAAAAGCCTGGAAAAGAGGTTTTCGAGGAATTTGCCGACATCTTTGAGAAGACGAACAAGAAGCTTAACAAAGACCAGTATCTTGTGACGTTCCTCATGTCAGGACACCCTGCCTGCACCATGGAAGACATGGTCGAACTGGCAGAGTACATAAAGGAAACGAACAGGTATACTGAACAGGTGCAGGACTTCACACCAACACCCATGACAGCTGCCACCTGCATGTTCCACACAGGGCTGGACCCCTTCACGGGGAAGAAGGTATATGTAGCTA